From the Leptospira sp. WS60.C2 genome, one window contains:
- the rsfS gene encoding ribosome silencing factor: protein MPNISNETLEHLKKIKQTLVDKKCENIQFLDLKDVHSYLSLFVIATVKTETQGRSCAKDIDKYMKPLKLAVKRQNFTDLPKDATGWILLDYGEICVHIMTDEMRNYYSLDRLWGDASPITI from the coding sequence ATGCCAAATATTAGTAACGAAACATTAGAACATTTAAAGAAAATTAAACAGACATTAGTCGACAAAAAATGTGAAAACATTCAATTTTTAGATCTGAAAGATGTACACTCTTATCTTTCCTTATTTGTCATCGCCACAGTGAAAACGGAAACCCAAGGAAGGTCTTGTGCAAAAGATATCGATAAATACATGAAACCTCTCAAACTTGCGGTAAAACGTCAAAATTTCACAGACCTTCCGAAAGATGCAACAGGATGGATTTTACTCGATTACGGGGAAATCTGTGTTCATATCATGACAGACGAAATGAGAAATTATTATTCCTTAGATCGTCTTTGGGGCGATGCGTCTCCCATTACGATATAA
- a CDS encoding TolC family protein gives MQLAQWENGDVVPEPLQGPGPKKLRLSIAQAIEQVIENNTIVQNAKLEIVKADSPEWKNESKYSWRALASIQSAKQLLPNNRNNIFAGTIRSQDKISAGIEKQFKTGTYFKTEISTIRFDVNAFENPDPATAGFASLLAAPPMYTGAVTATLSQELLKYGFGKNEEEKEKLLKNQTLLVRENYINILTQLVVKILVDYWSLSIVDSRIATYEKVSKNTEEIRKLTLRKSGLGLSEGFEVNQWNQAYLKTQSLLEKAKVDRIEAERNLIRILNVDTSSSIEGVTDLSETLPTGINLKADVEYALAHRTDYLILKREREIAKLALNTALAEDDPSLLATVSYSSIGQNFLSPQENFIARQRGVTSFMYPQIMAELKMSYPLWDLGIKAGIRDAETNLKMNELKIQNLEQEIEQEIATRHESLVSSHTLLKDLQKTKKETEIFYNGLMERFRQGRYTAVNVKNALDSLANAELAVTQAKINFNINLVRYELAKNSLFEKYGLDLYSILEEVEKRAKLETDKL, from the coding sequence ATGCAACTTGCCCAATGGGAAAACGGCGATGTTGTCCCTGAACCCTTACAAGGACCTGGACCTAAAAAATTGCGATTATCGATTGCTCAAGCGATCGAACAGGTCATCGAAAACAATACCATTGTACAAAACGCAAAATTAGAAATTGTTAAAGCAGATAGCCCGGAATGGAAAAACGAATCTAAATATTCATGGAGGGCTCTAGCGAGTATCCAATCGGCAAAACAATTATTACCAAATAACAGAAATAACATCTTTGCGGGAACCATTCGTTCCCAAGATAAAATTTCTGCCGGTATCGAAAAACAATTCAAAACCGGCACTTATTTCAAAACAGAAATCAGCACGATTCGTTTTGACGTAAATGCTTTTGAGAACCCAGACCCAGCCACAGCTGGATTTGCGAGTTTGCTTGCAGCACCTCCGATGTATACTGGAGCAGTCACTGCTACTTTATCGCAAGAGCTCTTAAAGTATGGATTTGGAAAGAATGAAGAAGAAAAAGAAAAGTTATTAAAAAACCAAACCTTACTTGTACGCGAAAACTATATCAATATCCTTACACAACTTGTGGTAAAGATTCTCGTAGACTATTGGTCATTGAGCATTGTTGACTCTCGAATTGCCACCTATGAAAAAGTTTCTAAAAATACAGAAGAAATCAGAAAGCTAACACTTCGTAAATCGGGACTTGGACTCTCAGAAGGATTCGAAGTCAACCAATGGAACCAAGCATATTTAAAAACACAATCTTTGTTAGAAAAAGCGAAAGTAGATCGTATCGAAGCCGAGAGAAACCTAATCCGTATTTTAAACGTTGATACATCGTCTTCCATTGAAGGTGTTACTGATCTGAGTGAAACATTACCGACTGGCATTAATCTTAAGGCTGATGTTGAATATGCGTTAGCTCATAGAACTGATTATTTAATTCTAAAAAGAGAACGTGAAATCGCAAAATTGGCATTAAATACTGCTCTTGCAGAAGATGATCCATCTTTACTAGCAACTGTATCATATAGTTCCATTGGTCAAAACTTTTTATCACCTCAAGAGAACTTCATTGCAAGGCAACGTGGTGTAACTTCCTTTATGTATCCGCAAATCATGGCAGAACTAAAGATGTCCTATCCGTTATGGGATTTGGGAATCAAAGCTGGGATTCGGGATGCAGAAACGAACCTCAAAATGAATGAACTCAAAATCCAAAATCTTGAGCAAGAAATCGAACAAGAAATTGCCACAAGACATGAGTCTTTAGTTTCAAGCCATACATTACTCAAGGACTTACAAAAGACCAAAAAAGAAACCGAGATTTTTTACAATGGTTTGATGGAACGATTTCGACAAGGACGTTATACAGCAGTGAACGTTAAAAATGCGCTCGATAGTTTAGCAAATGCTGAACTTGCTGTAACACAAGCAAAGATTAATTTTAACATCAACTTAGTACGATATGAGTTGGCAAAAAATTCTCTCTTTGAAAAGTATGGACTCGATTTGTATTCCATTTTGGAAGAAGTAGAAAAAAGAGCCAAACTTGAAACTGACAAACTATGA
- a CDS encoding M20 family metallopeptidase, giving the protein MKAFPTQRKEEMVLYRRTFHQNPELKYEEKETAKFAKKHLESLGFQVEDGIAETGLVALFDSGKPGRTILIRADMDALPIHEENSHSYISKKSGKMHACGHDGHTSILLALSSELKTSFESFVPKGRVLLCFQPAEEGGSGADRMIESGILERYQVDAVFALHVWNHINLGKVGVVNGTMMASVDEFKITVQGISGHGAMPEHTVDPIVVGSHLVTALQTLVSRNVDPLEPCVVTVGSFHAGNAFNVIPETAVLHGTVRTYSKSVYEMIPLKMKQLVEQIGSAFGAKIILDYKRIDKPTINDPTMADVVRKAAKTVLGDDCITEENTRTMGGEDFSAFLMQRPGCYFFIGSRNEEKGFVHPHHSSFFDFDEDALPIGLSVMKEVIHTYLSEF; this is encoded by the coding sequence ATGAAAGCATTTCCAACGCAAAGAAAAGAAGAGATGGTTCTTTACCGTCGAACCTTCCATCAGAATCCAGAACTCAAATATGAAGAAAAAGAAACGGCAAAGTTTGCCAAAAAACATCTGGAATCCCTAGGTTTTCAGGTCGAAGATGGCATTGCAGAAACAGGACTTGTTGCTTTATTTGATTCTGGAAAACCAGGAAGAACCATTCTCATCCGTGCCGATATGGATGCCTTACCCATCCATGAAGAAAATTCACATTCTTATATAAGTAAAAAATCGGGGAAGATGCATGCCTGCGGGCATGATGGTCATACGAGCATCTTACTTGCATTATCCTCAGAATTAAAAACTAGTTTTGAAAGTTTTGTCCCCAAGGGACGTGTGTTACTCTGTTTCCAACCTGCAGAAGAAGGTGGATCTGGTGCTGACCGAATGATCGAATCTGGTATTTTGGAGCGATATCAAGTTGATGCTGTCTTTGCACTTCATGTATGGAATCATATCAACTTAGGAAAGGTAGGTGTTGTCAACGGAACCATGATGGCTTCCGTTGATGAATTTAAGATCACAGTGCAAGGGATTTCTGGACATGGTGCCATGCCCGAGCATACTGTTGATCCCATCGTTGTTGGAAGTCACTTAGTCACAGCTTTACAAACATTAGTTTCCAGAAATGTGGATCCTCTGGAACCATGTGTTGTAACCGTTGGTTCCTTCCATGCTGGAAATGCATTCAATGTGATCCCAGAAACTGCGGTCTTACATGGGACAGTGAGAACCTACTCCAAATCCGTTTATGAAATGATTCCACTGAAAATGAAACAATTAGTAGAACAAATTGGATCTGCATTTGGTGCAAAGATCATACTCGATTACAAACGAATCGATAAACCTACCATAAATGATCCTACTATGGCCGATGTTGTAAGAAAAGCAGCCAAAACAGTTCTTGGTGATGACTGTATCACAGAAGAAAATACAAGAACAATGGGTGGAGAAGATTTTTCTGCCTTTCTCATGCAAAGGCCTGGTTGTTATTTTTTTATTGGATCCCGAAATGAGGAAAAAGGATTTGTACACCCGCACCACAGTTCCTTTTTCGACTTTGATGAAGATGCCTTACCGATTGGTCTTTCGGTTATGAAAGAGGTCATCCACACTTATTTGAGCGAATTTTAG
- a CDS encoding enoyl-CoA hydratase/isomerase family protein translates to MINFELNDGIGIIKLAINDKNSFSNESFLGLKKAIQSAKESNAKVVVLRSDTTGAFSLGLDLTTVSSMDMAKDLAPFLELFYHNLTELYQLPMPTIAEISGHALGYGAMLALVCDYRYATSDIRFGLPEVKIGIQVPSFIYALMGEAVGYDVAKRHVLLGDAFKAKDMPSLFEEITDSEEDLKKKSKSLQTKLKKNSFSAMKDTKKGILFVHKPLLDLVKEDVKNTIASIQSADAKEGISASVEVRRPVFTS, encoded by the coding sequence ATGATTAATTTCGAACTCAATGACGGAATCGGTATCATTAAACTTGCCATCAATGACAAGAACAGCTTTTCAAATGAATCGTTTTTGGGCTTAAAAAAAGCCATCCAATCTGCAAAAGAATCCAATGCAAAAGTAGTCGTTTTAAGAAGTGATACTACTGGCGCTTTTTCTTTGGGACTGGATTTAACGACTGTAAGTTCCATGGATATGGCAAAAGACCTAGCCCCCTTTCTAGAGTTATTTTATCATAATTTGACAGAACTCTATCAGCTTCCTATGCCTACCATTGCCGAGATATCAGGTCATGCCTTAGGATACGGCGCAATGTTGGCACTTGTTTGTGACTATCGTTATGCGACATCGGACATACGTTTTGGTCTTCCTGAAGTCAAAATTGGGATCCAAGTACCTTCCTTTATATACGCACTTATGGGAGAAGCCGTAGGATATGATGTGGCGAAGAGACATGTGTTACTCGGTGATGCATTCAAAGCCAAAGATATGCCTTCTTTATTTGAGGAAATTACTGATTCGGAAGAAGACTTAAAGAAAAAGTCAAAATCCCTTCAGACGAAATTGAAAAAGAATTCTTTCTCAGCGATGAAAGACACAAAAAAAGGAATTTTATTTGTTCACAAACCGCTGCTTGATTTAGTGAAGGAAGATGTCAAAAATACAATTGCTAGCATCCAATCAGCCGATGCGAAAGAAGGAATTTCAGCTTCTGTTGAAGTGAGAAGACCTGTTTTTACATCTTAA
- a CDS encoding MarR family winged helix-turn-helix transcriptional regulator yields MARELPKRFRSVRYFDRISSEIADIVRTEMEKLGYPGLTTSHFEILTFLIRTSKPINMTQIAKTIEKTKPTCTVLVNRLVKEGLVDRNPSPSDGREWAILLSKEGKKIRKKIVTISAKLLSLQTWGISKENEDILYPILDEIYQHIRKRKMI; encoded by the coding sequence ATGGCAAGAGAACTTCCAAAACGATTTCGATCTGTGCGATACTTTGATCGTATCAGTTCGGAAATCGCCGATATTGTTCGAACTGAGATGGAGAAGTTAGGCTATCCTGGGTTAACTACATCTCATTTTGAAATCTTAACGTTTCTCATTCGAACATCAAAACCCATCAATATGACACAAATTGCCAAGACAATTGAGAAGACAAAACCAACTTGTACGGTACTTGTGAATCGACTTGTAAAGGAAGGACTTGTGGATCGAAATCCCTCTCCGAGTGACGGAAGAGAGTGGGCAATTTTACTTTCTAAAGAGGGAAAAAAGATCCGAAAAAAAATCGTAACGATTTCGGCAAAACTTTTGTCCTTGCAGACTTGGGGAATTTCAAAAGAAAACGAGGATATTTTGTATCCTATCCTCGATGAGATTTACCAACACATTCGCAAACGAAAGATGATCTAA
- a CDS encoding aminopeptidase P N-terminal domain-containing protein gives MKQPTFKTKAYDAETFRKRIQKVQKKLRPGEILLLFASNHKIRNRDVEYKFRQNSDFYYLTGIQEEDSIFILTSDTSGMFCLPKDKEKEIWTGIRLGKDKIKSMLGLDFTYDLTEWNQKKSAILLGNHTLYYFFGENSERDRELLWECKTLSDRAREGKFGPHRIESPNFLHEERLTKSKEEILILKNAAEITKFGHMRIMRESKPGMYEYQLEAILEEEYLKYGAMGGGYGHIVAAGQNACILHYVNNDDVLLDGDLVLVDSGAEWNYYTADVTRVFPVGKKFTESQKMIYEVVLYAQKNAIRQSVVGTPFNAVHEKTVRFLADCLREMGFLKGSLDEILEKETYRKFYMHRTGHYLGMDVHDVGRYFLEGKSRPLRDGQVVTVEPGLYFDPSDDSIPKEFRGIGIRIEDDILINGKNPINLTEMIPKEISEIESLKA, from the coding sequence ATGAAACAGCCGACTTTCAAAACGAAAGCTTATGATGCAGAAACATTTCGCAAAAGAATCCAAAAAGTTCAAAAAAAGCTGAGACCGGGTGAGATCTTACTTCTTTTCGCTTCGAATCACAAAATTCGAAACCGTGATGTAGAATATAAATTTCGTCAAAATTCAGATTTTTATTATTTAACAGGGATTCAAGAAGAGGACTCCATTTTCATTTTAACATCTGATACTTCTGGGATGTTTTGTCTTCCGAAAGACAAAGAAAAAGAAATTTGGACAGGCATTCGATTAGGGAAAGATAAAATCAAATCAATGTTAGGTTTGGATTTTACCTATGATCTTACCGAATGGAATCAAAAGAAATCTGCTATCCTTCTTGGAAACCACACCTTATATTATTTTTTCGGAGAAAACTCTGAGAGAGACCGTGAGTTATTATGGGAATGTAAAACTCTTTCTGACCGTGCAAGAGAGGGCAAATTTGGTCCACACCGCATTGAATCTCCCAATTTTTTGCATGAAGAACGTCTTACCAAATCGAAAGAAGAAATTCTCATCTTAAAAAATGCGGCTGAGATCACCAAGTTTGGACATATGCGGATTATGCGAGAAAGCAAACCAGGCATGTATGAATACCAACTCGAGGCCATATTGGAAGAAGAGTATTTGAAATATGGAGCTATGGGTGGTGGATATGGCCATATTGTTGCTGCTGGCCAAAATGCTTGTATCCTGCATTATGTGAATAACGATGATGTTTTGTTAGATGGTGATCTTGTCCTCGTAGATTCTGGTGCGGAATGGAATTATTACACGGCAGATGTGACAAGGGTTTTTCCTGTTGGAAAAAAGTTCACTGAGTCTCAAAAAATGATCTATGAAGTGGTTTTATATGCACAAAAAAATGCAATACGACAATCAGTGGTTGGAACGCCTTTCAATGCAGTCCATGAAAAAACAGTTCGTTTTCTTGCTGATTGTTTAAGGGAGATGGGATTTCTAAAGGGAAGCCTTGATGAAATTCTGGAAAAGGAAACGTACCGAAAGTTTTATATGCACAGAACAGGACATTATTTAGGAATGGATGTTCATGATGTGGGCAGGTATTTTTTGGAAGGGAAATCAAGACCTCTGAGAGATGGTCAAGTGGTCACTGTGGAACCAGGTTTGTATTTTGATCCAAGTGATGATTCCATTCCAAAAGAATTTCGTGGCATTGGGATCCGAATTGAAGATGATATTCTCATCAACGGAAAAAATCCTATTAATTTAACAGAAATGATTCCAAAAGAAATATCTGAAATTGAATCATTAAAAGCATAG
- the waaF gene encoding lipopolysaccharide heptosyltransferase II, whose protein sequence is MPEKILIIQTAFLGDLILSTSFFHAVKMEHKDSEVHVLVNLGTESVLSNNPDIALVWCLDKKKIKKNPFAFFQFIQKIRNEKYDKVYAPHFSFRSSLISFFTGAPIRIGYKESGFSFLHTKVIPRPKQGPHEVEKLFSLLFEPYDFPTGRERRPYLFPGIEEETSFSQKKSKLLKNDTGYILIAPSSLWETKRMPEEKFVSVITQILRKRSESVILIGSKADLGIQEHIYRLMKTEPLEIKERERLHSLVGQTNLKELMVWIQNATAIISNDSSPIHFASAFNTPTVMVYGATIPAFGYGSLSDKHKIIEVNGLDCRPCGIHGGRVCPEGHFRCMLDQNPVRIFEALEEVIKT, encoded by the coding sequence ATGCCTGAAAAAATACTGATCATCCAAACCGCTTTCCTTGGGGATTTAATTTTATCCACCTCCTTTTTTCACGCAGTGAAAATGGAGCATAAAGATAGCGAAGTCCACGTGCTCGTCAATTTAGGTACGGAATCAGTTCTTTCCAATAATCCAGACATAGCGCTTGTTTGGTGTCTTGATAAGAAGAAGATCAAAAAAAATCCATTTGCCTTCTTCCAATTCATTCAAAAAATCCGAAACGAAAAATATGATAAGGTGTATGCGCCACATTTTTCTTTTCGATCGAGCCTCATTTCATTTTTCACAGGTGCACCCATAAGAATTGGTTATAAGGAATCGGGATTTTCTTTTTTACATACAAAAGTGATCCCAAGACCAAAACAAGGTCCGCATGAAGTGGAGAAACTGTTTTCCTTATTGTTTGAGCCATACGATTTTCCAACGGGCAGAGAAAGAAGACCATACCTGTTTCCCGGCATAGAAGAAGAGACAAGTTTTAGTCAAAAAAAATCGAAACTATTAAAAAATGACACTGGTTATATACTGATTGCACCTTCCTCTCTTTGGGAAACTAAACGGATGCCTGAAGAAAAATTTGTTAGTGTCATCACACAAATTCTAAGAAAGAGAAGTGAGTCTGTGATCCTGATTGGCAGTAAAGCCGATCTTGGCATCCAAGAACATATTTATCGTTTGATGAAGACAGAACCTTTGGAAATCAAAGAAAGAGAAAGATTACATTCTCTTGTCGGTCAAACCAATTTAAAGGAACTGATGGTTTGGATTCAGAATGCGACGGCGATTATTTCCAATGATTCCAGTCCCATCCATTTTGCGTCTGCCTTCAACACTCCCACAGTAATGGTGTATGGTGCTACCATACCAGCGTTTGGTTATGGTAGTCTATCGGACAAACATAAAATCATAGAAGTTAATGGACTGGATTGCCGTCCCTGCGGAATCCATGGGGGAAGAGTTTGTCCAGAAGGCCATTTTCGCTGTATGTTAGATCAAAATCCAGTTCGTATATTTGAAGCACTTGAGGAAGTGATTAAAACATGA
- a CDS encoding thiolase family protein: protein MKKVYIHNPSLSVFGKHKGTQLDLSYATAKQSVHEFQSHKIQFIIYASFSPDSYTKEYHLSAKIAARLGLKDVYSIRMETASSSGASAFQLGVNLILSGRFEHGLVIATELMSQLNREESNLLLGSVLSDAQRRLGMSMAQGGAMITNRYLNEYGYKEEDLFAIAKKLHDNGLSNPKAHIKKNLSLEEYKNQPKITSPLGLYDISPLSDGSAALILSKDPSSIAVKGMGAGLSPFLSGAEPSFLASRIAFAKAYEEAGVGPEDINFAELHDAFTPFELVGAEDAGFFKRGEALFQVKAGLTHPKGKLPINASGGLKSRGHPVGASGLAQIVELCRFFSEWPEKRLAVAQSIGGLATNNFVSILERV, encoded by the coding sequence ATGAAGAAAGTTTACATTCACAATCCATCATTGAGTGTATTTGGTAAACACAAAGGCACACAACTGGATTTGTCGTATGCCACCGCAAAACAATCTGTACATGAGTTTCAATCTCACAAAATTCAATTCATCATCTATGCAAGTTTTTCTCCTGACTCTTATACGAAGGAATACCATCTCTCTGCAAAAATTGCCGCTCGCTTAGGACTAAAGGACGTATATTCTATTCGTATGGAAACTGCCTCTTCTTCCGGAGCCAGTGCATTTCAATTGGGAGTGAATTTAATTCTCAGTGGTAGATTTGAACATGGACTCGTCATCGCAACAGAACTCATGTCTCAATTGAATCGGGAAGAAAGCAATTTGTTATTAGGTTCTGTCCTCTCCGATGCCCAACGAAGACTCGGTATGTCCATGGCGCAAGGTGGGGCGATGATTACCAATCGATACTTAAATGAATATGGTTACAAAGAAGAGGATTTGTTTGCGATTGCAAAAAAATTGCATGATAACGGACTTTCCAATCCGAAAGCTCATATCAAAAAAAATCTAAGCCTGGAAGAATACAAGAACCAACCCAAAATCACAAGTCCGCTCGGTTTATATGATATCTCTCCTCTCTCAGATGGATCGGCGGCACTCATTTTATCGAAGGATCCTAGTTCTATTGCGGTAAAGGGAATGGGTGCGGGGCTATCTCCTTTTCTATCAGGTGCGGAACCCAGTTTTCTTGCCAGTCGCATCGCGTTTGCAAAGGCCTACGAAGAAGCGGGTGTTGGTCCCGAGGATATAAATTTTGCGGAGTTACACGATGCTTTTACCCCATTTGAGCTCGTTGGTGCTGAGGATGCTGGATTTTTCAAACGAGGTGAGGCTCTTTTCCAAGTGAAAGCGGGACTCACCCATCCCAAAGGAAAACTGCCAATCAATGCTTCTGGTGGCCTAAAATCAAGGGGGCATCCCGTCGGGGCCTCAGGCCTTGCGCAAATTGTCGAACTTTGCCGGTTCTTTTCTGAATGGCCTGAAAAGCGGTTGGCAGTAGCGCAAAGTATAGGTGGACTAGCTACAAACAACTTTGTATCGATATTAGAAAGAGTCTGA
- the bfr gene encoding bacterioferritin: MKGKKEVIDILAEVLSAELTAINQYFIHAKLCKNWGYLELADYLRKESIEEMKHADEIMERILYFDGIPDLQKYMKINVGQTVPEMLQHDLQLEYNAVERLNRGIDICVAAKDNGTRELLEKILVSEEEHIDWIETQESLIESIGLQNYLAQKLGDSE, from the coding sequence ATGAAGGGAAAAAAAGAAGTAATCGACATATTAGCAGAAGTATTATCAGCGGAACTCACCGCCATCAATCAGTATTTCATTCATGCCAAACTTTGCAAAAATTGGGGATATCTGGAACTTGCTGACTATCTCAGAAAAGAATCCATTGAAGAAATGAAACATGCTGATGAAATTATGGAACGTATTTTGTATTTCGATGGAATCCCTGACTTACAAAAATACATGAAAATCAATGTAGGGCAAACGGTTCCAGAAATGTTACAACATGACTTACAATTGGAATACAATGCAGTTGAACGTTTGAACCGTGGGATTGATATCTGTGTCGCAGCAAAAGACAATGGAACAAGAGAACTTTTAGAAAAAATCCTTGTTTCGGAAGAAGAGCACATTGATTGGATTGAAACGCAAGAATCCCTCATCGAATCCATTGGATTACAAAACTACTTGGCACAAAAACTAGGAGATTCGGAATAA
- a CDS encoding class I SAM-dependent RNA methyltransferase — MESEIQSFHLKIGSSNRGGVFFSGKKEDVIQFAIHTKFASRVNLQLLHENAQDYDEFYTKASEISWEKYIGPNVSFRIDTETKDKLKNSEFTMHRMKDAILDRLRAKKVPLPEIEKRMADITIVVRSHTDRFSIELSLSGDPVGRRGYRLHAGSAPVREPIAQAMLEMSDWKEGETLVDPMCGSGTVLIEAALRERLFGEINRFLFAESPVFQTLFPTYVFSERKKEAPTTPHLYGFDIDPEAIRIAKENAYEAGVEDFVHFEVGNCLDLKNNFGPKGHLVTNPPYGDRIGKPMEDLREMYFQFGRVLKNEFGGWKFTVLCADFSLLGKFGLKENKHISLKHANLKAKIVDYELRGGK, encoded by the coding sequence TTGGAATCGGAAATCCAATCCTTTCATCTTAAAATAGGCAGCTCCAATCGGGGTGGTGTTTTTTTCTCAGGCAAAAAAGAAGATGTGATTCAATTTGCGATTCACACAAAATTTGCCTCACGTGTGAATTTACAACTCCTCCATGAGAATGCCCAGGATTACGACGAATTCTATACCAAAGCATCTGAAATCTCTTGGGAAAAATACATTGGGCCCAATGTGAGTTTTCGCATTGATACAGAAACCAAGGACAAATTAAAAAATTCTGAATTTACCATGCATCGAATGAAAGATGCGATCCTCGACAGACTTCGAGCCAAAAAAGTTCCACTGCCCGAAATTGAAAAAAGAATGGCCGACATTACTATTGTAGTCCGGTCTCATACAGATCGTTTTAGCATCGAACTTTCTCTCTCTGGGGATCCTGTGGGAAGACGCGGGTATCGTTTGCATGCGGGAAGTGCGCCCGTGAGGGAACCAATTGCACAAGCCATGCTCGAAATGTCCGATTGGAAAGAAGGAGAAACCCTTGTGGATCCTATGTGTGGATCAGGTACGGTTCTCATCGAAGCAGCTCTCAGAGAACGTCTGTTTGGCGAAATCAATCGATTTCTTTTTGCAGAATCACCTGTGTTCCAAACTTTATTTCCTACGTATGTGTTTTCAGAACGTAAAAAAGAAGCTCCCACGACACCGCACCTCTATGGATTTGATATTGATCCAGAAGCCATTCGCATCGCCAAAGAAAATGCATACGAAGCAGGTGTAGAAGATTTTGTTCACTTTGAAGTCGGCAATTGTTTAGACTTAAAAAACAATTTTGGTCCAAAAGGCCATTTGGTCACAAACCCACCTTACGGGGATCGGATTGGAAAACCGATGGAAGATTTGCGAGAGATGTACTTTCAATTTGGCCGAGTTTTGAAAAATGAATTTGGTGGATGGAAATTTACCGTTTTATGTGCGGACTTTTCTCTACTTGGAAAATTTGGGTTGAAAGAAAACAAACACATCAGTTTAAAACATGCCAATCTAAAAGCAAAGATTGTGGATTACGAATTACGAGGGGGGAAATGA
- a CDS encoding acetylglutamate kinase encodes MKSKDILSRVFEITRDPRDGLLFLQEFQSLSPESFAILYADSETIFESSEALFSDLKLLYQLDLFPFVVLEEDSFQYLKVFFPLEQMGKDQGEEKTLGFSYEIIPREKPLLDTVKDSIQKKKIPILLWNDETEKLETVLERCRSLLHSAKIIYVSIDGPLKDPTSGKVKSIFQLENNFQLPTDISITESQKEFVELSEALLSKIEDPKFNIVLTSPFTLLTELFTVKGSGTLVKRKNKIRKFDSTDGVDMERLFRLIEESFGKKLKKEFFQTKFDVLFLEESYRACAWMQKTEYGYLLSKFAVNGVARGAGVGRDIWDQILEHCSPLFWRSKPDNTINKWYMSIAQGIEKDQHWYYYWLGVDKALIPGIVGLLQSQPEDFESKQEAKSSQ; translated from the coding sequence ATGAAATCGAAGGACATTTTAAGTCGTGTCTTTGAAATTACGAGAGACCCAAGAGATGGACTTCTTTTCTTGCAGGAATTTCAATCTCTCTCTCCTGAATCATTTGCCATTCTGTATGCTGATTCCGAAACCATCTTTGAAAGTTCCGAAGCTTTATTTTCCGATTTAAAACTCCTTTATCAATTGGATTTGTTTCCCTTTGTCGTATTGGAAGAGGACAGTTTTCAATACCTAAAAGTGTTTTTTCCATTAGAACAAATGGGAAAAGACCAAGGGGAAGAGAAGACATTAGGTTTTTCTTATGAAATCATTCCGAGAGAAAAACCGCTCCTTGACACTGTCAAAGATTCCATCCAAAAGAAAAAAATTCCAATTTTACTTTGGAATGATGAAACAGAAAAACTGGAAACAGTTCTAGAACGTTGTCGTTCCCTCTTACATTCTGCCAAAATCATTTACGTGTCGATTGATGGACCTTTAAAAGACCCAACGTCAGGAAAAGTAAAATCGATTTTCCAGTTGGAAAACAACTTCCAACTTCCGACTGATATTTCAATCACAGAAAGCCAAAAAGAATTTGTCGAACTTTCCGAGGCCCTTCTATCTAAAATCGAAGATCCAAAATTTAACATCGTTCTCACATCTCCCTTTACTTTGTTAACGGAGTTATTCACAGTAAAAGGAAGTGGAACTCTTGTTAAGCGAAAAAACAAAATCCGCAAATTTGATTCCACAGACGGAGTCGATATGGAAAGGTTATTTCGCCTCATTGAAGAATCGTTCGGGAAAAAACTAAAAAAAGAATTCTTTCAAACAAAGTTTGATGTTTTGTTCCTAGAAGAATCCTACAGGGCCTGTGCTTGGATGCAAAAAACGGAATATGGATACTTACTTTCCAAATTTGCTGTAAATGGTGTGGCAAGGGGTGCTGGAGTCGGACGCGACATTTGGGACCAAATTTTAGAACACTGTAGTCCCCTCTTTTGGCGCAGTAAACCCGACAATACAATCAACAAATGGTACATGTCCATTGCCCAAGGAATTGAAAAAGATCAGCATTGGTATTACTATTGGCTTGGTGTTGACAAAGCGTTAATTCCTGGTATCGTCGGCCTTTTACAGTCTCAACCTGAAGATTTTGAATCAAAACAAGAGGCAAAAAGTTCGCAGTGA